The Flavobacterium commune genome contains a region encoding:
- a CDS encoding helix-turn-helix domain-containing protein, which translates to MFLSLVFFVTGLLGFLTFTVVAAQYQWNRKVNFYLLILLLAASFRFFFNGIHILIPFPIDENIGMFFRSFGCAVFPCIYLYFKNLIEDKKNPSHVDLFHFVVPLLFGCSIFWIREYAPFLVLYYYFLFAGIALFYLFLSYVVLKDKFWTQELQGSSDNQQELLIRNWAFFFFVVCVLIILRLVITLFFDLWVATYSDGETCLWITAVVASVLFFKILLTDENLLHLAVKRDVKVKLALVFDDFWILSKPVSVDTEDLKLKYIVETKLLIYLQEMERMALKQLYFRTPSVSLSDFAVKLDIPKSHLIYIFKYHANVSFVEFKRIVQIYDSIDLIDEGYLQSKTLQSLSKKAGFSSYDPFLISFKEVTGVIPQEYEKINYNGFKSD; encoded by the coding sequence ATGTTTTTAAGTCTTGTGTTTTTTGTAACAGGATTGTTGGGTTTTCTGACTTTTACTGTTGTGGCTGCGCAATATCAATGGAACAGAAAGGTGAATTTTTATCTTTTAATTTTACTTTTAGCCGCCTCATTTCGGTTTTTCTTTAACGGAATTCATATTTTGATTCCTTTTCCAATTGATGAAAATATTGGGATGTTTTTCAGGTCTTTCGGTTGTGCTGTTTTTCCTTGTATTTATTTGTATTTCAAAAATTTAATAGAGGATAAAAAAAATCCATCTCATGTTGATTTATTTCATTTTGTAGTGCCGTTATTATTTGGTTGTTCGATTTTTTGGATTCGTGAATACGCTCCTTTTTTAGTGTTGTATTATTATTTTTTGTTTGCAGGAATTGCATTGTTCTATTTGTTTTTAAGCTATGTAGTACTGAAAGATAAATTTTGGACACAGGAACTGCAAGGTAGTAGCGATAATCAACAGGAGTTGCTGATTCGAAATTGGGCATTCTTTTTTTTCGTTGTTTGTGTATTAATAATATTGCGTTTAGTAATTACACTTTTCTTTGATTTGTGGGTTGCGACTTATTCGGATGGGGAAACCTGTTTGTGGATTACAGCTGTAGTAGCTAGTGTTTTGTTTTTCAAAATTTTATTGACTGACGAAAACTTGCTTCATTTGGCTGTAAAAAGGGATGTTAAGGTAAAATTAGCCTTAGTTTTTGATGATTTTTGGATTTTGTCTAAGCCTGTTTCGGTTGATACTGAGGATTTGAAACTTAAGTATATTGTCGAGACAAAATTATTGATCTATCTTCAGGAAATGGAGCGAATGGCTTTGAAGCAATTATATTTTAGAACTCCATCAGTTTCTTTAAGTGATTTTGCGGTTAAATTAGATATTCCTAAGAGCCATTTGATTTATATTTTTAAGTATCATGCCAATGTTAGTTTTGTAGAATTTAAGAGAATTGTTCAAATTTATGATTCTATTGATTTGATAGATGAGGGTTATTTACAATCAAAAACATTGCAATCATTATCTAAAAAAGCGGGTTTTTCTTCCTATGATCCTTTTTTGATTAGTTTTAAAGAAGTTACAGGAGTGATTCCGCAGGAATATGAAAAAATAAATTATAATGGATTCAAATCAGACTAA
- a CDS encoding Mrp/NBP35 family ATP-binding protein translates to MKLDRKEILKALETITVAGEGKNMVESGAVTNVITFGDEVVVDLVLGTPAMHIKKRAEDDIKKTIHDLVNAEAKVKVNIKVEVPEKPEIKGKSIPGIKNIIAVASGKGGVGKSTVTANLAVSLAKMGFSVGVLDADIYGPSMPIMFDVENEKPISILVDGKSKMKPIESYEIKLLSIGFFTSPSQAVIWRGPMASKALNQMIFDADWGELDFMLIDLPPGTGDIHLSIMQSLPVTGAVVVSTPQAVALADAKKGVSMFLSEAINVPVLGIIENMAYFTPEELPNNKYYIFGQEGAKNLAADLAVPFLGEVPIVQSIREAGDYGRPAAMQTGSVIETVFENITRKVVEETVSRNENLPATEAIKITTMAGCSAVKK, encoded by the coding sequence ATGAAATTAGATAGAAAAGAAATTCTGAAAGCCCTAGAAACAATCACTGTTGCGGGAGAAGGAAAAAATATGGTAGAAAGTGGTGCTGTTACTAATGTAATCACTTTTGGCGACGAGGTGGTGGTTGATTTAGTTTTGGGTACACCGGCAATGCACATAAAAAAACGTGCAGAGGACGATATCAAAAAAACAATTCACGATTTAGTGAACGCCGAAGCTAAGGTTAAGGTAAATATCAAGGTAGAAGTTCCGGAGAAGCCTGAAATTAAAGGGAAATCAATTCCGGGAATTAAAAATATTATTGCTGTAGCTTCTGGAAAAGGAGGAGTAGGAAAATCTACTGTTACAGCAAACTTAGCAGTTAGTTTAGCTAAAATGGGATTCAGTGTTGGTGTTCTTGATGCCGATATCTATGGTCCATCTATGCCAATTATGTTTGATGTAGAAAACGAGAAACCAATTTCGATTCTTGTTGACGGAAAATCAAAAATGAAACCTATTGAGAGTTATGAGATAAAATTGCTTTCAATCGGGTTTTTTACTTCGCCAAGTCAGGCGGTAATTTGGAGAGGGCCGATGGCTTCTAAAGCTTTAAACCAGATGATTTTTGATGCCGATTGGGGAGAATTAGATTTTATGTTAATCGATTTACCTCCGGGAACAGGCGATATCCACTTGTCAATCATGCAATCACTTCCGGTTACCGGAGCAGTTGTAGTGAGTACACCTCAGGCTGTGGCTTTGGCTGATGCCAAAAAAGGAGTTTCGATGTTTTTATCAGAAGCTATTAATGTACCTGTACTTGGAATTATCGAAAATATGGCTTACTTCACACCTGAAGAATTGCCTAACAATAAGTATTATATCTTTGGTCAGGAAGGAGCAAAAAATCTTGCAGCAGATTTAGCAGTACCATTTTTAGGTGAAGTACCAATTGTTCAATCTATTCGTGAAGCGGGAGATTACGGTCGTCCGGCAGCTATGCAAACAGGTTCAGTAATTGAAACTGTTTTTGAAAATATTACACGTAAAGTAGTTGAAGAAACGGTAAGCCGAAACGAAAATTTACCTGCTACCGAAGCAATAAAAATTACTACTATGGCTGGTTGTTCAGCAGTAAAAAAATAA
- a CDS encoding NifU family protein, with translation MTTEELTIEVQKALDEIRPFLESDGGNITLISIEEDKHVKVRLEGACTNCSVNQMTLKAGVETTIKKFAPQIETVVNIL, from the coding sequence ATGACAACAGAAGAATTAACAATCGAAGTTCAAAAAGCACTTGACGAAATCAGACCTTTTTTAGAGTCAGATGGTGGTAATATTACCCTTATCTCTATTGAAGAAGATAAGCATGTAAAAGTGCGTCTTGAAGGTGCTTGTACTAATTGTAGTGTGAATCAAATGACGCTTAAAGCGGGTGTTGAGACTACTATTAAAAAGTTTGCTCCGCAAATAGAAACTGTTGTAAATATCTTGTAA
- a CDS encoding 2Fe-2S iron-sulfur cluster-binding family protein: MDVLIKIKDREGVVHELQAPTDMAMNIMELCKAYELPVEGTCGGMAMCASCQCYVLNDVSLPEMGEDEEAMLSEAFYVKSNSRLGCQIPITVDLEGLELELAPES, translated from the coding sequence ATGGATGTATTAATAAAAATTAAAGATAGAGAAGGAGTTGTTCACGAATTACAGGCTCCTACGGATATGGCTATGAATATCATGGAACTTTGTAAGGCTTATGAATTGCCTGTAGAGGGAACCTGTGGAGGAATGGCCATGTGTGCTTCTTGTCAGTGTTATGTTTTAAATGATGTAAGTTTGCCTGAAATGGGAGAAGATGAAGAAGCAATGCTTTCTGAAGCTTTCTATGTGAAGTCAAATAGTCGTTTGGGTTGCCAAATTCCAATCACAGTTGACTTAGAAGGTCTTGAGTTAGAATTAGCTCCTGAGAGTTAA
- a CDS encoding LysE family translocator, with the protein MNLIISLFSGFISAFIGITPPGLLNMTAAKVSMKEGKRNAFWFVLGAVLVIFCQVYIAVLFARIINARPDIILLLREVGFVIFTVLTVYFLWIAKQPKLKQPKIKKHSQKKRFFMGMLLSGLNFFPIPYYVFVSIWLSSYAIFSFDFTSVSIFVSGAVLGSLLVFYFYIGFFKKIEKKADFILKNMNTIIGGITGLVSVITLINILEYYLG; encoded by the coding sequence ATGAACTTAATTATCTCCCTTTTTTCTGGTTTTATTTCGGCTTTCATAGGAATTACTCCTCCTGGTTTGCTTAATATGACAGCGGCCAAAGTGAGTATGAAGGAGGGAAAACGCAATGCTTTTTGGTTTGTTTTAGGTGCAGTATTGGTTATTTTTTGTCAGGTCTATATTGCGGTTTTATTTGCCCGAATTATTAATGCCCGACCTGATATTATCTTGTTGTTGCGTGAAGTAGGCTTTGTAATTTTTACCGTTTTAACGGTTTATTTTTTGTGGATTGCTAAGCAGCCAAAATTAAAACAGCCTAAAATTAAGAAACACAGTCAAAAGAAGCGTTTTTTTATGGGAATGCTGCTTTCGGGACTCAATTTTTTTCCTATTCCTTATTATGTTTTTGTAAGCATTTGGTTGTCGTCTTATGCTATTTTTTCTTTCGATTTTACTTCTGTCTCAATTTTTGTGAGTGGAGCTGTTTTAGGTTCTTTACTTGTGTTTTATTTTTATATTGGTTTTTTTAAAAAAATAGAAAAGAAAGCCGATTTCATTCTTAAAAATATGAATACAATTATTGGAGGTATTACCGGATTGGTTTCGGTGATTACTTTAATTAATATCCTGGAATATTATTTGGGATAA
- a CDS encoding S-adenosylmethionine decarboxylase family protein: MNSNSYSPGLHKLVTLQVDNIQKLTDSKGYIAVTNKILNRYGLEQVGVIVHDFDNSSFTISVCLKESHICIHTWPEFNQLTLDVYLCNYLQDNTQKVKDVTEQYISYFEGIVLKDFEINR, translated from the coding sequence ATGAATTCAAATTCGTATTCCCCAGGTTTACATAAGCTAGTTACTCTTCAGGTTGATAATATTCAAAAACTTACCGACAGCAAAGGATATATAGCTGTTACAAATAAAATTTTGAATAGATACGGATTAGAACAAGTAGGTGTTATTGTGCATGATTTTGATAATAGTAGCTTTACTATTTCAGTTTGTTTAAAAGAATCACATATTTGTATTCACACTTGGCCAGAATTTAATCAGTTAACTTTGGATGTTTATTTGTGTAATTATCTTCAGGATAATACTCAAAAAGTAAAAGATGTTACAGAGCAGTATATATCCTATTTTGAAGGAATTGTTTTGAAAGATTTTGAAATTAACAGGTAA
- a CDS encoding MGMT family protein, with amino-acid sequence MDSNQTNFFERVYEVAKQIPYGRVTSYGAIAKFLGAARSARMVGWAMNASHAMEDVPAHRVVNRKGLLTGKFHFDGTNLMQQLLESEGLKVVDNQIVDFEKYFWDPADKD; translated from the coding sequence ATGGATTCAAATCAGACTAATTTTTTTGAGCGAGTTTATGAGGTGGCTAAGCAAATTCCATATGGAAGAGTAACTTCTTATGGTGCTATAGCAAAATTTCTAGGTGCTGCCCGCTCGGCAAGAATGGTGGGTTGGGCTATGAATGCATCGCATGCAATGGAAGATGTTCCTGCACACAGAGTTGTTAATAGAAAAGGTTTGCTTACAGGTAAATTTCATTTTGACGGAACTAATTTGATGCAGCAATTATTAGAAAGTGAAGGTTTGAAAGTAGTTGATAACCAAATAGTCGATTTTGAAAAATACTTTTGGGATCCGGCAGATAAAGATTAG
- the trmB gene encoding tRNA (guanosine(46)-N7)-methyltransferase TrmB — MGSKNKLKRFKENETFNNVFQPTREEVVGNLFPLRGKWNTDFFKNDNPVVLELGCGKGEYSVGLAERYPNKNFIGIDIKGARFWRGAKTAVETGLHNVAFVRTQIELINHIFAENEVDEIWITFPDPQIKYKRTKHRMTNSEFLQLYKKILKKDGVVNLKTDSEFMHGYTLGLLHGEGHEVLYANHNVYVNEGSPEEVTAFQTFYEKQYLEINKAITYIRFKIKE; from the coding sequence GTGGGAAGTAAAAATAAATTAAAGCGATTTAAGGAGAACGAGACATTTAATAACGTTTTTCAGCCAACAAGAGAAGAAGTAGTAGGTAATTTGTTTCCTTTAAGAGGGAAATGGAATACTGATTTCTTTAAAAATGATAATCCTGTAGTGTTAGAATTAGGTTGTGGAAAAGGCGAATATTCTGTTGGTTTAGCCGAGAGATACCCTAATAAAAACTTTATCGGAATTGATATCAAAGGAGCGCGTTTTTGGCGTGGTGCTAAAACTGCTGTAGAAACAGGCTTGCATAATGTTGCTTTTGTTCGTACTCAAATCGAATTGATTAATCATATTTTTGCCGAAAACGAAGTAGATGAAATCTGGATTACTTTTCCGGATCCTCAAATAAAATACAAACGTACCAAACATAGAATGACTAATTCTGAGTTTTTGCAGTTGTATAAAAAAATCCTTAAAAAAGATGGTGTAGTCAATCTTAAAACCGATAGTGAATTCATGCACGGTTATACTTTAGGATTGCTTCATGGTGAAGGACATGAGGTATTGTATGCTAATCATAATGTTTATGTAAACGAGGGAAGTCCTGAGGAAGTGACTGCTTTTCAAACTTTTTATGAGAAACAATATTTAGAAATTAATAAAGCAATCACGTACATTCGGTTTAAAATTAAAGAGTAG
- a CDS encoding ammonium transporter, translating to MKIEKRWIISFVIISIVCISGLFWEVPLEPKAVHSQFGTTDQIVAADVAWMLTSCCLVLIMTPGLAFFYGGMVGKKNVISTMLQSFICMGVVTLIWVVVGFSLAFGEPLGVQIGDGFYSFVGNPATFTFMDFVGVLPHKAIAKTVPFMLFALFQMKFAVIAPAIITGSFAERVRFISYLLFICLFSIFIYSPLCHAVWYPTGILGSFFGVKDFAGGTVVHMSAGFAALAGVLVLGKRKNNNHVPTNIPFVLLGTGMLWFGWIGFNAGSSMEANGVAAMAFGTTTTASAAAMLTWIFFDRINGRKVSALGACIGAVVGLVSITPAAGYVTVPESMFFGFIAALVSNNVVYSKYLKGIDDTLDVFACHGVGGIMGMILTAIFAHGEDASLLHGGWGVFGHHMTALLLVSIYTFFGAYLLFKITDKIIPMRVSEESESMGLDLSQHDETLFPIECAD from the coding sequence ATGAAAATCGAGAAACGTTGGATCATTTCTTTTGTAATTATTAGTATTGTTTGTATTTCAGGACTTTTTTGGGAAGTGCCTTTAGAACCTAAAGCTGTTCATTCACAATTTGGAACAACTGACCAAATTGTTGCTGCTGATGTTGCCTGGATGCTTACCTCCTGTTGTTTGGTGTTGATTATGACACCGGGTTTGGCTTTCTTTTATGGTGGAATGGTAGGGAAGAAAAACGTAATTTCTACGATGTTGCAAAGCTTTATCTGTATGGGAGTTGTTACATTAATATGGGTTGTGGTTGGATTTAGTCTGGCTTTTGGAGAACCCCTTGGCGTTCAGATAGGAGACGGTTTTTACAGTTTTGTAGGTAATCCGGCTACTTTTACTTTTATGGATTTTGTGGGGGTTTTGCCTCATAAAGCTATTGCTAAAACAGTTCCGTTTATGCTTTTTGCTTTGTTCCAAATGAAGTTTGCCGTTATTGCTCCGGCTATCATTACGGGTTCGTTTGCTGAGCGCGTTCGTTTTATTTCGTATCTGCTTTTTATCTGTTTGTTTAGCATTTTTATTTATTCTCCTTTGTGTCATGCGGTTTGGTATCCTACTGGGATTTTAGGCTCTTTCTTTGGTGTTAAGGATTTTGCAGGAGGAACTGTAGTACACATGAGTGCAGGATTTGCAGCTTTAGCAGGAGTTTTGGTTTTAGGAAAAAGAAAAAATAATAATCATGTGCCAACGAATATTCCTTTTGTTTTATTGGGAACAGGAATGCTTTGGTTTGGTTGGATTGGTTTTAATGCGGGATCTTCCATGGAGGCTAATGGTGTTGCAGCCATGGCTTTTGGAACAACCACTACAGCTTCGGCAGCAGCTATGTTAACCTGGATATTTTTTGACAGAATCAATGGAAGAAAAGTTTCAGCTCTTGGTGCTTGTATCGGGGCAGTGGTAGGATTGGTATCTATTACGCCGGCAGCTGGTTATGTAACGGTTCCGGAGAGTATGTTCTTTGGTTTTATTGCTGCTTTGGTTTCTAATAATGTGGTATATTCTAAATATTTAAAAGGAATTGATGATACCTTGGATGTTTTTGCCTGTCATGGTGTAGGCGGAATTATGGGAATGATTTTGACGGCTATTTTTGCTCATGGTGAAGATGCCAGTTTGTTGCACGGTGGCTGGGGAGTTTTTGGACATCACATGACGGCTTTGCTATTGGTTTCTATTTATACTTTCTTTGGAGCTTATTTGTTGTTTAAAATTACCGATAAGATTATTCCAATGCGTGTTTCGGAAGAATCAGAAAGTATGGGATTGGATTTATCACAACATGATGAAACCTTATTTCCTATTGAGTGCGCTGATTAG